A portion of the Pagrus major chromosome 8, Pma_NU_1.0 genome contains these proteins:
- the c8h11orf24 gene encoding uncharacterized protein C11orf24 homolog isoform X2: MSLYPKKLQPSPSVCLYLLCLLLLFTDSSASVPRKDPGDDGSSENAAVKDSSQTSATQGAQLPTQKNLDSFSHRLNDTAASLNQPIPSAGGNQSSIASPSNQQPVSLGHQLQSPETTQATGLPTHAAHIGSITSTGTITSTTAEPVGDVHTTPVLVNSTTTTTPAPTLTTTTTPASTLTTTTTPASTTTTTTTPPTTTTTTTTPPTTKTTTTPVSATTTTKTTTSTAAAPQHPATTVKATVTLTTVAITTTTDKMKSPPPSSSAATQQPNAPSTGVPPIQTTSLPTGSATITVTSTIAHPTNHNKPVASGTRVAVVEVAGAALTRQLVDTASLLAVLLFGLLFFLVTVAVFITQAYESYRRKDYTQVDYLINGMYTDSGV, encoded by the exons ATGTCTCTGTATCCCAAGAAGCTCCAGCCGAGTCCGTCGGTATGTCTTTACCtcctctgcctgctgctgctcttcactgACTCCTCCGCCTCAGTACCCAGAAAGGACCCAG GTGATGATGGTAGTAGTGAAAATGCAGCAGTTAAGGATTCCTCACAGACCAGTGCCACTCAAGGGGCACAATTACCAACACAGAAGAACTTGGACTCATTCAGTCACAGATTAAATGACACTGCAGCATCCCTAAATCAGCCCATCCCATCTGCAGGAGGAAACCAGTCATCCATAGCCTCACCATCCAATCAGCAGCCAGTATCACTAGGCCATCAGCTTCAATCACCAGAGACCACACAGGCCACAGGCTTGCCCACACATGCTGCTCATATTGGATCCATTACCAGCACTGGTACTATTACATCCACAACTGCAGAGCCTGTTGGGGATGTACACACAACCCCTGTACTGGTAAACtctacaaccacaaccacaccAGCACCTACTttaacaaccacaaccacaccAGCGTCTACTttaacaaccacaaccacaccAGCGTCTACTACAACAACCACTACCACACCACCGACtactacaacaaccacaaccacaccACCGACTACtaaaaccacaacaacaccAGTGTCTGCTactacaacaaccaaaacaacaacatctacagcagcagcaccacaacACCCTGCAACAACCGTAAAAGCAACAGTTACACTTACAACTGTTGCAATCACCACAACTACAGATAAAATGAAGTCACCTCCACCGTCATCATCAGCTGCTACGCAACAGCCAAATGCCCCAAGTACTGGGGTGCCACCAATTCAGACCACCTCTTTACCCACAGGGTCTGCTACCATAACTGTTACCAGTACCATAGCTCATCCTACCAATCACAATAAGCCTGTTGCCTCGGGTACAAGGGTTGCAGTGGTAGAAGTAGCGGGGGCTGCTCTGACTAGGCAGCTGGTGGATACAGCATCTTTACTCGCTGTCCTGCTCTTTGGCCTGCTCTTCTTCTTGGTCACTGTGGCTGTGTTCATCACACAGGCCTACGAGAGCTACAGGAGGAAGGACTACACCCAGGTGGACTACCTGATTAATGGCATGTACACAGACTCTGGGGTGTGA
- the c8h11orf24 gene encoding uncharacterized protein C11orf24 homolog isoform X1 codes for MEQWLTGTGVKRKTENEAANETHTDNQNESAKTKKRCRRKYSSEYLSFGFTSVGPEDNPQPVCVLCSEVLSNEALKPCKLRRHLETKHGQYSSKPREFFEIKLREYLSRRKSTESTCVTGSENMKAVEASYRVAKLIAKNGKPHTIGEDLILPAAKEMVGVVIGEKAAKQLNAVSLSDNTVKRRIDDMAEGTLKQLVSSCYALQIDESTDIASLSNLLACVRYQREGEIHEEFLFCKPLPSQCTAEKIFETLNEFMVSNEIDWTKCVGLSTDGARAMVGKLSGVVKWVKDVAPLVTAVHCCIHREALATKTMPADLKTVLDDAVRTVNFIKSRPLQSRLFAILCAEMGSDHRQLLLHTEVRWLSRGKVLTRLYELRDEVRTFFVDSRFELSDRFCDFEWLCKLAYLADIFSYLNGLNLSLQGKAVTMFHVHGKIEATIKKLALWDKRVAQNNYESFDNLCEFLNTEKREIPITVAGVIRAHLQILRTQLRAYFPALSAEHSWIQNPFVTHNEDAVAGLSSKEQDSLVELSCDTALKLIFTQKHLGQFWMHVYSEYTALSKKALMFLMPFATTYLCETGFSALVAIKTKYRNKLDVQSDLRLKLTSIQPDIHKLTAAMQQHHPSH; via the coding sequence ATGGAGCAGTGGCTCACAGGCACAGGTGtcaaaaggaaaacagaaaatgaagcgGCAAATGAAACCCACACCGATAATCAAAACGAAtctgccaaaacaaaaaaaaggtgtcGTAGAAAATATTCAAGTGAGTACCTATCGTTTGGATTCACAAGTGTTGGACCAGAGGACAACCCTcaacctgtctgtgtgttatgCTCCGAGGTGCTATCAAACGAGGCCCTGAAACCGTGTAAGCTGCGCCGCCATCTGGAAACTAAACATGGACAATATTCATCCAAGCCTCGAGAATTTTTTGAGATCAAACTAAGAGAGTATCTGAGCCGAAGGAAATCAACTGAATCAACCTGTGTCACTGGGAGTGAAAACATGAAAGCAGTGGAGGCGTCATACCGAGTTGCAAAACTGATAGCAAAAAATGGGAAGCCACACACCATTGGGGAAGATTTAATTTTGCCTGCTGCCAAAGAGATGGTTGGCGTGGTGATCGGTGAGAAAGCAGCTAAACAACTGAATGCAGTTTCTTTGTCAGACAACACGGTGAAACGGCGTATTGACGACATGGCCGAAGGCACGTTGAAGCAGCTAGTGAGCAGCTGTTATGCTCTCCAGATCGACGAGTCCACAGACATCGCAAGCTTGTCCAATTTGCTTGCTTGTGTGAGATATCAACGTGAAGGAGAAATACATGAAGAGTTTCTGTTTTGCAAACCTTTACCTTCACAGTGCACAGCGGAGAAAATATTTGAAACTTTGAATGAATTTATGGTTTCAAATGAAATAGACTGGACAAAGTGTGTAGGACTCAGCACCGACGGAGCTCGGGCCATGGTGGGAAAACTCTCCGGAGTCGTGAAATGGGTAAAAGACGTGGCACCGCTGGTTACAGCTGTCCACTGCTGTATCCACAGAGAGGCACTGGCCACCAAAACGATGCCGGCAGATTTAAAGACAGTTTTGGATGATGCAGTGAGGACAGTAAATTTCATCAAAAGTCGCCCACTACAGTCACGCTTGTTTGCCATATTATGTGCGGAGATGGGGAGCGACCACCGGCAGCTTCTCCTGCACACTGAGGTGAGGTGGCTTTCACGCGGCAAAGTGCTCACTCGACTCTATGAACTGCGTGATGAAGTCCGGACGTTTTTTGTGGACTCCCGGTTTGAACTGTCAGACCGATTCTGTGACTTTGAGTGGCTGTGTAAGTTAGCGTATTTGGCCGACATTTTCAGCTACTTAAATGGATTGAATCTATCGCTCCAAGGAAAAGCAGTGACCATGTTTCATGTCCACGGCAAAATAGAGGCCACCATAAAGAAGCTCGCGCTGTGGGACAAAAGAGTGGCTCAGAACAACTACGAGTCCTTTGACAACCTGTGTGAATTTCTCAACACAGAGAAGAGGGAGATCCCGATCACCGTGGCAGGTGTCATCAGAGCGCACCTGCAAATCCTGAGAACGCAGCTCCGAGCCTACTTCCCTGCGCTGAGCGCGGAGCACAGCTGGATCCAGAACCCCTTTGTCACCCATAATGAGGACGCTGTTGCAGGTCTGAGTTCCAAGGAGCAGGACAGCCTTGTGGAGTTGTCTTGTGATACTGCTTTGAAACTGATTTTCACACAGAAGCACCTGGGACAATTCTGGATGCATGTGTACTCAGAATATACTGCTCTGTCTAAGAAGGCATTGATGTTTCTTATGCCCTTTGCGACAACATATCTGTGTGAAACTGGATTTTCAGCACTTGTGGCTATAAAGACTAAATACAGGAATAAGTTGGATGTTCAGTCCGATCTCCGTCTGAAGCTGACATCCATTCAGCCAGACATCCACAAACTGACAGCTGCTATGCAGCAACATCACCCCTCCCACTAG